The nucleotide sequence AAAAGTAGATGACGAACAAACCTGTTCGTGGGAGATTGGAGCCTGTTTCTGATTGGACAGCTCCATGCGGGTGCACACGTCTGTGCGCAGGTCCGTCTTGCAGCCTACTAGCAGGATCCGAGTGCTGGGGCAGAAGTCCTGGATTTCTGCTTTCCACTGCAAAGAAGGGAAACAGGTTTAACTGAGCAAGAATAGACATGAGAGATGGCAGACAACTGATCAATGAGGGTAAACTGCAGGGATGCATACCTTCTTGAGTGCACCGTCTACTGTGTCTGGTCGGCTGATGTCAAAGCATAAGAGGACTGCGTCTGAGTCGCTGTAGCAGAGAGGCCTGACATTGTCGTAGTACGGAGAACCTAACGAGACAGAGAATTGACAAAATGACTTAAATTTTCTAAATATGCAATTTGGGAAGCTAGAGATTTAGGATTCCGAGCTTCTCCTTTCATTTAGTTTGGTTTTTGTGTCTCGTGATCCATTCTGCTGCCTCTTTAGACCAGCCACTCCCGCCTGCACTGCTTTTCCTGCCTGCTGCATCACCTGGGGCATGTTCACTCTGACAAATGTGTGCACCCCACCGTCTTAAAAAGGCATCGCACACAATGGATCAGCTGCCACAGGTGCAAAGAATGGGTAGCATGCATAAGATGGCTTTCTGACGCAccacagtttatttttaataaatgttttgcttgttttaggGGCTTTGCTCACCTTTACTAATTTACCACGCAGTGTATACTCCCGTTCGTCTGCTAGTTATATGTCAGACTGGCAGTTTATGTCACATCTATGCAACATTGTggttctgattctgatttctGTTTAGTCATTCAAAGCCTGAACCATTAAATAATTGCAAGAAGatgcaattttaaaaaatgagtgtTTATTGAATCTTCTGACAATATTTTAGATTAATTACGTATTAACTTGGGcatatgagttttaatttgtatcatatttgctacatctggcagtttttatttattgttcaatttacttaagttttttttttttgatgatgatgtaaaagtctcaaaaacacaaaatctcaTGTATCAAATACGGCACATTAGTCGTTATGTGGTTAAATTTGCCTATACTTTGACTTTATCACTGCCTGGACTGTGTGCTTTGTCTGCCTGCCTGGATTTTCCATCCTTGAACCTATTTTTGTAAGTAAGttacttttttatttctataaccTGCTTCTTGTGTCGAGCTCTTCGGTCCTCAGAACTCAACCCTCCACAGTAGGACACTCAGCACGAAACAACATCTTTGAAAACTGAAAgctttttttcaattttgtcagcCAGCAGAAACAAAAATATGACTGCTCTTTCTACGGTCTGCCAGCTGACAGTATTATAATGTTCCATCACAGTCATCCTACTCACATTAACAcagtacaaacacaaacagacacatacACCCCTGCCAAGCTCATGAGAGTTTCACAAAGCCTGGAGCCTTCCCACTGATGGGAAATTTTCCAGAAAAGTACACTAACTCAGTGAGTCAGACAGTGCAACTATCTTTCAATGATTCAATAGAAAACTTTTTATTCCAGAGTTTTGAATGATAAAATAGAAACCCTGGTTAAATGTTGAGGTAGACTCTTTACATTTTTGTTCTCTaataaagaaacacacactggtGACTGTGGAGCTCATTTGAGTACAGTAAAGTCACTCTTATGTTCAAGAAAGCAGTTTGAGGTTCGTGGTTGGAAGGTATGTAACATTCTTGGAAAACACTTTTCTTAATCTTTGTAGTGAAGAATTCAAATAATCTCCATTCTGGATGAAAAGAGATGAAAGCAGCTAGCGTGGTTTTGtccaacgatttaaaaaaaaacaaaacaatctacAATGTCAGTGGGCTCTATTGTCAGACTGTTTTTCAGTCAAGCACAGTAACTGTTGTTATCGCCACTCACTGAACTGCAACTGATAATCAAAGCCGCAAAAATGTATTTGCTTCTTCAATTTTCTGCAATGTTTGTCGTTGAAACGTTATTCAACAGCATCAAACACATTACTCTTGTCATGTCTGCATTGGCAAACGAGTGGAGGTTGAAAgtaggacccaagatgcaggcagCGTCAGATGCAGGTGAACTTTATTAAACTGGtaagtgaaacaaacaaaaacgcagcaggtgagaaacagaagctaagGAACCTATACTGGGAGAAACTAACAAAACACCAACCTGACGCGGGGAGATAACAGAATGAGGCAGGGAAagaacacagacgaaccagcaacgcacatgagaaaacacagggcttaaatacacacagggcaatcagggaatgggagacaggagggagacacgGCTGGGATTAATTGGACATAACGAGGCAAGGGGAAGCgaaactagaaacactgacaaGAGAAAcggactttcaaaataaaacaggaaacacaccgaCAAAACTCTAAACACGCAAACTTAACACAGATTGGGGAGACAGAACATAGAAACTTGAAACGTGGAAAAGGAGAGcacagaggacacaaaacactagGGATAACCACAAACGaaccaaaataaacaaaaccacagaATATTAATAAACTTAAGCATAAACACAGAGTCCACAGACTACAGACCATGACAACTCTCACACAGTGGTATTTGAACAGACAATTAAGATATAATATACagatttatgttatacttttaGGTGgattgttgctgtttttgttaGCGAACAACGCTAACTGTGTCCAAGCTATATCTAGTGTTTTTGCTAGCCCAAACTAAACTACTGCTAGCTGAAGCCTTATATTCAACATGCTACATAAGGAACTGTTATCCATCTTAACATAACAATTTTAGTTGCCCAAATGCttcttttaaagttatttttaaacaattacTCCAAAACTTTATGCTGTATTTCACGATCCACAGTTTCAAATACTCAGCTCGATggaaaccagcaaaaaaaataagaatttacATACACCTGCTGGAAAATAACATCAAATTTTACAGCACTGCTGTGTAGTACCCAAAATTTAATTATGATTATTTGCTTCACTATAGTCTTTTGTGGAGCAATCACTGTACTGAGAGGCTGTGTTGTCCACTTAAATCTCACTTAAAGGAGAGTAGTACCTTTAATACCTTTAGTATTAAAGGTTGATCTTCTGACTTCTTAGCCCTTGCAGATGACTTGACATCattgcacatttttaaaatgtatttgaagGCTTTTTCCTCTATCAAACTTAAAGCCCTAACATATAACAACATCCTCCTGAGCATTGTTACATAAGTATAACACCTTGTTTGTCTAGTGAATTATGACATTAAGGAAACATATTTAGCTTACAATTCCAAAAAAAGCaactttttttatataattcTCAGGAAGTGCTAAAAACAGACTGACAGGACGTCCGCTTTCTATTGTCTTCCCTCTGCTACCTAATCACTCCTCACACACTAACGCTAAAATGTAATTTCCTTCTCCTGTCCTCCGAGGTTAACTTCAAGCTTCTGTGCTGATATAAGAGGTCATAATTATAGCAAAGACAGATTTTTCTATTAGTCTCCCAGCTGGACAAACAAACAATCATGTTATCTTGATGAGTTTTACAGTCCGCTGAGACATTAACTAAACGTTTTACAACAATATTACTGCCACGAAGCAAACCTGTTCAAACTAACTCTTGGTTGGTTCAGCTCGTCTAAATTTTTGGACTTAAAGCTGCAAAGTAGGTCAACTTACACAACCTCTATCTATCAATACCATTTCTTTCAGAGGGAATCAAAGCGGCCGTCACATAACTATCCAGGGTGATGTAAGGCTTGAGAAAGAGGAGGCAGACACATCTAAAGAGGACACAACTTCTAGCACCTACCACCTCCCACACATTAGCAGCCCCCTGCCTGGACACACAAACAAGacaagccacacacacacacacacacaaaacccttTTAGCTGAGCAAACAGGAGCTGATCTGTTGCAACTGTCTGCTCTACTCTCACACAAAAAAGCAAATGGTGGGAGCTGCACTCATCTTTGTACACCAAGAGGACTATAAGACTGTCTTAAtataaatcagaaaaaaaaacagcctttcatatgcaaaaaaacttGATGCACATAGAAATAGGgtaaaaatcttttttctctccttaGGTAGTGTCAGTAAATCTGAAATGATAATAATTAGTTTATAAGACATATCAAATTCTGTGGACACCGAATACCTTAAGACATCTCGAGGAACCAATTTGTGCTTCAGGAAATTATAATGTTCGCTCTTCATTTCTCTACCAAACAGTTAGCTTGgttaaatgtgaaaatattgAAATCCATAATCAAAAATCGTCTTCTACATGTTTGAATAAAGTCAACAGGAAAGCGGAATTAATAAGCAAAACAAAGAGAGATGGGAAGCTCGTGTTTATGTTTGTGCTCTAAATGTAAATCGGTCTTATGCAACGTTTCCTCTGGAAAGGGTGACTGTCCAGAAAGTTTTCACTTCGtgggagacaaacacacaaacctacATTAGTTCAGTGCTGCGTTCAGTTACATAAGACCTCTTTTTTCAAAGCAGCACACACCATAAGGCAGTGAGGAGGTCatgcttctcttttctctcaGTATCCCTCACTGGTGCCTTCTGTTCACAGCGACTGTACGCCGCACACACACGGTTACACGCATAGTAAAGACAGGGCGCGTACAAACACGCGCTCGTCCACACTCGTGTGGACTTCCACCCCCTGCGTGGACGAGGCATCCCCCTCGCCCCCCTGTTAAACAACCCCACTGCAGGCCAACTGGCACCACTCAACTTCCTCTGAACACAAAACCTCGGCCAGTGCTGTTATGAAATAAATCTGTAGTGCACCGGATGGCTTTGCTTATTGATCCTATTTACATAATTTCTATGTACATTCAAAGGTCAGCTGGCTACTGAAGTTAACACATTAACCCAGAGGCACATAGCACACGAAACATTTggaactaaaaaaacaaaaacaaaagaagaaacaacCGATTGTTTTCATTATACGTTATCtgcttatttcttttcttttcacagaGGTTATGGCGACATCTACTAAGACCTTGATTTGTCCAACCCATGAGCCCTGAAAtcttaactaaaaaaaaaaaaaaaaaaatctcattaaaAAAACTAGAAGCAGCAAATTCTGTTGTGTGCTTTATCTTTAGGACCTAAATAATCCAATCTACTTTTGCTTTACTCTTTTGTGACATTGATAGCTTGACTTTGTCCACGTTGAGGCCAGAGGCCAGCAAATTCAGGCTTGACTGATCAGCTGAGTGTGCTGGAATTGAATCAGCTGCTAAATTGATTAGTTACTTAAGGCAGTTTTCAAACACAAATGGTAAACAACACGTTTTTAAATAGTCTACTGCATATATAAAGGTTTTGTACTGGTATTGAAACACACCAGGGTAGCTGGTATTGTTCTCAGTTTTTATGACAGATAATAAGTGATTCAATGTTGaaatcacaaaaaaaggaaGCAAGGATCAAAAAGCAACAACCAGcagatttattttatgtgtctACCAGCCATCAGGATTATTTATTCGTAATAACAGTTTCATAGTTTTTCAATCTAGATTTGGCTCATTAGGATTTCACATGCAAAACTGGATGTTTGGCTCCAGATGTTCTTAAAGTAATCCAGGCAGGCTCAGACCTGCCGATCACTGATCTCTCAGCAGATCTCACACCACCGAAAAGCTGCTTAACTGCATCAAAACAGGATTGACAGATTGTGAAGACTGAGTAAACAGCAACAAAACTGTAAGCCAAACAATGCACGGGACGTGGTTCGATTCACCAACTCCAGGCTGGCTGAGTTTCCCAATAATGACCCTTTATCCCAGCACTGAACCAAATTACCTTACTTTACTGCCCAACCTAAGCAGCAAGAGATAAAACCACTGAATTGAAGGTAGACAGAAGAGGAGCTCACCTGATGTGTCCCAAAGGCTGAGCTCCACACGCTGGTCTTCAAGCTCCAGACAGGCTGTGTAGTTCTCAAACACAGTAGGGACATAAGTCTGGAAACAATTAAAgaaagagattttaaaaaagacaaacacacacagaaacaagtAGATTTAATTTATCAGTCAGTAAGAAAAGAAATTATAACAACATATTATCACATATTATTCTAGATTaaattttgcttctttttttttacatttaaacaaaatcaacacATCAGTTCATGACTTGATGCTTAAATGTCAGCAgcattatatatatgtatacgtGTGTGCTAaaaatagctaaaaaaaaaatatttattatagcTTACACACTATTTATAATTATACCAAttatccccccaaaaaatatGCAGAACAGAATCTACAACAGCGTATAAATGAATCATAATGAGACATTTTTTTAGGGATTTTTCCTCAGTATTGATCCTAAAACGACTGCAGACACATGAGACGTGTGCAGAAATCTCATACCTCTGGATAGCAGTCCTTCACCAAGACTTGTAACATCGCTGTTTTACCGCATTGGACGTCCCCAACCAGCACCAGCTTACACCTCCCTACAAACGGCTGTGTGAGTCTTCGCTCCTTCATGTTGGAATAAAACAAGAAGATCTTCAAAGGAAGCCCGAGTACAAATGCGGGAAAGTTTGGTAAATCCTCTCGGACGCCGGGTACAGTACGCGCTGTCCTCCTGCAGTGAGTGAGTGAGGCTGAGCAGCAGTCAGTGAAGGAGTCACTGCGGAACTTTATATTGTCGCGCCAACCAATGAGCGCTGCGCAGTGCGCGAGCCGCAGGAGGAGGGCCGTGCACGAGAGCACATCTTCTAATAGGGTTGGAGGAGCAGCTTGTTCAGACTTCACCACGAGTATCCTTTTATTTAATAGTACAAACGAATGttcttctgcttttattttggactCTTTGTTTACTGTTTATGTGGGACATTAGAGGACACGTTAGACCAGGGATGTTAAACATAAGGCCCGAGGGCCAGAACGGGCCACCACTCAGGGTCTTTTCCAAACCACTGGATGGcttggaaaatgtgaaaattataAAAAAGGAGAGCATACATTTTTAGGGTTTTTACCgtgttttgtgttaaaaaatTACACACAAAAGAGTGTGAAATGCTGCCCTGCCTGGCtagaccaaaaaaataaaaataataatagataagcagaaatggtaaaaatggcctgtatttatatagcgcttttctagtccctaaggaccccaaagcgctttacatatccagtcattcacccattcacacacacattcacacactggtgatggcaagctacgttgtagccacagccctggggcgcactgacagaggcgaggctgccggacactggcgccaccgggccctctgaccaccaccagtaggcaacgggtgaagtgtcttgcccaaggacacaacgaccgagactgtccgagccggggctcgaacctgcaaccttccgattacaaggcgaactcccaactcttgagccacaatcgccccaGAACttgacttaaaaaaattaacaaacCATGCAGGTAACAGGATTGACATAAATTATTTTATGGACAAATATCTACATTTAATTCGTGTAAAAGTATCTACGATGAGCATAAATAATGGGAACTAAAGTTTGATTTTATAGTCTTGTGTGATAGTCTTTCACATCTTTCTCCagtcacagttttttttcttgtcagaCTCTCAAAATGTGGGACACATTTTGTAAGATAAGGTTTACTTTATCTGTCTAAAAGCAGGCGTTAGAGCAGCCAAAGCATTAAATGAAGGCACTAAAAATGGCGTAAAGCAGAATAAAtagtaaactttttttttttaaaagattaaataaaatgcattttaaaaagcaaaacagttaaatatatatattaaggggtgaaaaagaataaaaaggagTGTTTCGTTGCAAGTGGGACACCTGGTCACACTTATAAATATCATCAGATTCTTGGTAAATACTTATATTgctcttttctactctaacTGTGCACTCAACGCGCCTAACACagcttgcctcattcacccattcacactagcacttttttctatgctctttctatctaacattcacacacatccaTATGTCAAtagatgcatcggagagcaacttgggtttatttagcatgcagactggagcagaccacctgagctacagccaccccaaaaaGCTTCTTCACAGCTCCGTTTGCCTGTTTGATTCTGAAACACTGATGGATTTCCCAACTGCCTCTTTAGATTCAGCGATACTTATCAAGCTAATGTGctcatgggtttttttttttaattatttaaaaagccTTCTAAAGCCTCAAAATACTCCAAACTGTGTTTTAGTCATTTTTATGCCTCTTGAATTTTTGAATCCAAGTCAATATCAAACATCCAACAGTGGCATGTGGAACTTTAATCCAGGATAACAAATACAGTGTATAACTCATGACATGCAGTTTAACCTCAGAATTGAAAATATTTGCATTGGAGTTCTAAATTTTCTACTATTTCTTGTTAAAGGTTGTTACCTTtaggatactggatgcctgtgctggcatttctcctgcggtgttgctatcagtgtgtgaagagtgggagaagagggttgcattgacaatccaacacaatgggcagcacattgaacacattttataagtggtcagaaacttgtaaataactcatgaaagaataaagttacgttgaaaccaagcacaccattgtttttcttgtgacattaccaataagtttgatgtgtcacatggccctcttcctattgaaaaaacaaaagttgtatccaagatggccgacttctaaatggccaccatggtcaccacccatcttgaggagtttgccccctcacatatactaatgtgccacaaacaggactttaataacaccaaccattcccattttattacggtgtatccatataaatggcccaccctgtattatAAAGAGTTACAGAAGGACATTAATTTCATTCTGATGGGagcagaaagaaacagaaacccTGTCTGTGTCCAAATTGTCTCTAAAGTTCACTAATCACTTCaggtattatttatttaacctgttaaaacaaaaagtaaaaattattattttaaagcagGTTTATGTGCAAAGTTACTTCTTGGCACGCAGGTGCATTTAGGTTATAGGGGCATCCAGCAGTTAATCCAGATGTTTTTGTGCCCAGCCAATCCAGTATTTCTAGAAATAAATAGATTAAAGACAGTATTATATGGTGAGCTCTGCTAAGCAGATTTCTATTACCGTTGGGCAAACCCAGGCAAGCTATTTCCCCCCTTTTCCTGGTTATTGTCCAAAGTAAACAGCTCTGTGACTCATGGTTAACAGACAGAAATGAGAGTGGTATCTGTTTTGTCACCAAATTCTCAAATTAACAGGGCAAAAGAGCGTCAGCAGTGCTAAATTACGGTATCTCTTTAAGTAAACACAAAACCCTTCCAGTGACAGTAAATCCACAAGTTTAAGGGGATTTTCATTGTTTCGTGTTTTCTTCCTGGAAAACTTCAGGCATCTTTGGCTATGAGTCTAATTTTGTTCACAGCTAATAAAAACAGATACTCGTGGGGAAATATTTGCCAACTCTGCTGGAAAATGTGATTCATGTAAATCAAATGTAGAGCAAATTCCTCTTCTGTCAGGCGGTTTTTGTAGGTGCATCCAGGAGTCATCAACAGCACCTCATCTATTATATGAGTGGTGTCAGTGATGGTTTTGTGTGCAGGGTAACAACAAAGTCAGCAATGAGCGCAAGAAAAGACCAGAGAAAACTAAGCAGACACATAAAGTTTTATTCTCCCCCTTAAACCTTGCCATAcctaaggtcaaaggtcattttGTCATGAAAAGGCTCAACTGAAATGGTTCAAAGTGTGGCATCACATAGAAATTCAGCTACTCTGAATCTGGTGATGTATACGTAGCCTGAAAGACTCTGTTAATTGAATTCATGTGTCACAGTCATGTAAGGATGCAGTTATTTTCACACAAAACATATGAGTGACTGCATGTGTGCACGTGTTTGTGTAACATACAGCGTGCAGCATACAGGGTAAAGTGCTGCCTGCTAAATCAAACAAATGACAGTTGGTTTCGTCAGTCTGGACAATAACAGATAATTCAAGAGTGTCGGCTGTGTGGCAGAGGGGAAATGGAGCATGGTGCGGTGTGCACAACATAAATGCCGAGGGCTTTTTATGAGAA is from Oreochromis niloticus isolate F11D_XX linkage group LG20, O_niloticus_UMD_NMBU, whole genome shotgun sequence and encodes:
- the LOC100705291 gene encoding rho-related GTP-binding protein Rho6, producing MKERRLTQPFVGRCKLVLVGDVQCGKTAMLQVLVKDCYPETYVPTVFENYTACLELEDQRVELSLWDTSGSPYYDNVRPLCYSDSDAVLLCFDISRPDTVDGALKKWKAEIQDFCPSTRILLVGCKTDLRTDVCTRMELSNQKQAPISHEQGSSLAKQLGAEAYLECSAFTSEKSIHSVFRTAALACMNKLQPANKPSPVRRLSKRLLHLPSKTELLSSTFSKDKSKSCSIM